The following are encoded together in the Candidatus Equadaptatus faecalis genome:
- a CDS encoding AAA family ATPase, whose protein sequence is MKKIAVYGKGGIGKSTVTSNLSAAFACLGKRVIQIGCDPKADSTINLLGGQAVMPVMNFMREHDELPKREDIVKTGFGGILCIEAGGPTPGLGCAGRGIITTFNLIDDLRIFESFQPDVVLYDVLGDVVCGGFAAPIREGAAEEVLIVTSGEKMALYAANNINQAVNNFADRGYAKVGGVILNRRNVQNEEENVRRFAEANGLSVVADIPRSDDISRFEELGKTVVEGDAKLPVSEKFFELARFVLGENER, encoded by the coding sequence ATGAAAAAGATTGCTGTCTACGGCAAGGGCGGTATTGGAAAATCAACGGTGACGTCAAATCTTTCGGCGGCGTTTGCGTGTCTCGGAAAGCGCGTTATTCAGATTGGCTGTGACCCTAAGGCAGATTCAACGATAAATCTTCTTGGCGGTCAGGCTGTTATGCCTGTCATGAATTTCATGCGGGAGCATGACGAGCTGCCGAAGCGGGAAGATATTGTGAAAACGGGCTTCGGCGGTATTCTCTGCATAGAAGCCGGAGGCCCTACCCCCGGTCTTGGCTGTGCAGGACGCGGAATTATCACAACGTTTAATCTGATAGATGATTTGAGAATTTTTGAAAGTTTTCAGCCTGACGTCGTGCTTTACGACGTTTTGGGCGACGTTGTCTGCGGAGGTTTTGCGGCTCCCATACGCGAAGGCGCTGCCGAGGAGGTGCTTATTGTCACTTCCGGCGAAAAGATGGCGCTTTACGCGGCAAACAATATAAATCAGGCTGTTAATAATTTTGCCGACAGAGGCTACGCAAAGGTCGGCGGAGTTATTTTAAACCGCAGGAACGTGCAGAACGAGGAGGAGAACGTGCGCCGTTTCGCCGAAGCCAATGGCTTGTCCGTTGTCGCGGATATTCCGAGAAGCGACGACATTTCCCGTTTTGAGGAGCTTGGCAAGACCGTTGTCGAGGGCGACGCGAAGCTTCCCGTCAGCGAAAAGTTTTTTGAACTTGCGAGGTTTGTACTCGGAGAAAATGAACGGTAG
- a CDS encoding CopG family transcriptional regulator has protein sequence MNTLAIIGILVQSDCCTTGLNAILSDFGEYIVARTGVPCRSTGKNVISVIIDAPADKINALSGKLGKLQGISAKTVTLVKQPLA, from the coding sequence ATGAACACACTTGCCATTATCGGTATTCTGGTGCAGAGTGACTGCTGTACGACAGGGCTGAACGCCATTCTGTCGGATTTCGGCGAATATATAGTCGCGCGTACAGGCGTGCCTTGCAGAAGCACGGGAAAGAACGTTATTTCAGTAATTATCGACGCGCCCGCAGACAAGATTAACGCGCTGTCGGGCAAGCTCGGAAAGCTGCAGGGCATTTCGGCGAAAACAGTAACGCTGGTAAAACAGCCTTTGGCGTAG